The nucleotide sequence TGGCGTTGCGCGCGCCCCGCTTGCGCAGGTACTCGTTGCTGCCCCCGCCTTCGACGTCGCGCAGCAGCAGGCTCATGCGGTCGTAGCTGCGGATGTCGTACCACTCGTGCGCCTGGATCGCCTTGGCGGCGAGGTGCTCCTTGTCCTTCGGCTTGAGCCAGCGCGTGAGCTCGCTCTCCTTCAGGCGCTGGGCGGCAAGGAGCTTCTGGATGTCCTCGACCAGACCGGCGAAGACGGAGCCCTTGATCGACGGGACTGTCGGCATGGGGTCCTACCTCTCGTCTGGTGAAGATCGGCCCCGCGCGGGCTGCCCTGTAGTCGCGGCCCTACCCCCGCGCGCGGTGTTGCGCATTCGTGTGTGCGCAGCTTCGCTTCGCAAGCGCGCCTCAGGGAGCGAGCTCGTCGGCCAGCGCCAGCTTGCCGGCGCGCAGGGTGAGCAGCGGGCAGTACGGCACCGGCTCCGAGCGGGTCCACCACGCGCCGTTCTTCCAGTCGCTCCCGGTCGCGAAGTGGTAGCGGGCCGACGTCACCCGCAGATAGCGCGGCGGCTCACCGTCGAACGGATCGCTCGCGAGCAGGCGAGTCACGGGCGGCGAGCCCTCGAGCAGGCGGCGCAGGAACGCGTGCAGCCACCCCTGGCGCTCGCAGCGGGAGAGCGCCGCGAACCAGAGCTGCCAGTCGAGCCGCGGCATGTGCGGACCGGCAATCCGCGGCGCGCGGTCGAGCGCGCCCGGCTTCCAGCGGAACGCGTAGCTCTTCCACTCGACGCCGTCGCGGCTGCCCTCGAGCAGGATCTCGGGGCGCTCGGTGGTCATCACCGCGAAGAGGCCGTACGAGTTCACGCTGCGCAGCGGAGCGAGCGGCTCGACGAGCGCGTAGAGCGCCTCGGGGAGACGGCCCTCGGGGGCGAGGCGCTCAGCGGCGACGATCGCGCTCGCCGCGAGCAGCGCGCCGGCCGCGACCCGGCGCGCGATCACGAGTGCGTGCGGGCCCGGCGCCGCGGGTTCGGGTCCGCCGCCGCCGAGCCAGGTCGCGCAGAGCGCGAGCGCCAGCAGGTTGAAGAACCCGTAGTTGCCCGTCGCCGCGATCAAGAGCTGCAGTCCGACGAGCAGGCCGAGTCCAACGAGCCGCACCCGCCGCGGCCCGAGCAGCGCGAACGGCGCGCCGAGCTCGATCGCGAGCGTCGCGAACGTGGACGCGCGCTGGCTCCAGTCGGGCAGCGCCGCCGCCCACGCGCTGGTCGGGATCGGCAGCGGCTGAGTCCAGTAGTGGTAGGAGAGCGCGGACAGATCGCGCCAGGTGGGGTCGCCCGAGAGGAGCTTCACCGCGCCCGACAGGAACATCAGCTTCCACAGGAGCGCGCGCGCGAGCCACACGCCCAGCCGCGGCTCGCGCGACGCCGCGAACAGGGCGACGACCCCGGACTCGAGCAGGAGCATGTCCCACTGGAACGAGAGGAACACGTCGCCGACACTGACGAGCGACAGGTAGGCGACCCAAGCCGCGAGGGCGGCCCAGAAGCTCGCGCGGCGTGCGAGGAGCGCGAGCGCGGCGACGACGCCGGCTGCGCACAGCGCGTGCAGCGCCCAGTCCCCGGGGCCGGTGAGCCACAGCAGCGTCGGCAAAGCGAGCGGCGCACTGGCGCCGAGCCGCTCGCGCGCGAGCGCCAGCAACGCGCTCGCCGGCGCGATCCCCTGCGACCCGATCAGCCCGTCGAGCTGAACCCAGAGCGACGCGAACGCGCACAGGTACACGACGCCCAGCAGGCGCAGGAACAGACCGGCGACTCGCTGCACGCCGGCATGGTACAAGGGTGGCCCGAAGAGGAGAGACCCATGGAGCTTCGCAAGGTGGTGCTGGTGGATGGCGTGCGTTCCCCGTTCGCGCGCGGCGGCCGCGGCAAGTTGGTCGCGACGCGGCTCGACGAAGCCGGCGCGCAGGTCGTGCGCGCGCTCCTGCAGCGCAACCCGAAGGTCCGCGGGCGCATGGTCGAGGACATCGGCCTCGGCAACGTCTCGGGCCAGGGCGAATTCGTGCTGCTG is from Myxococcota bacterium and encodes:
- a CDS encoding lipase maturation factor family protein, with product MQRVAGLFLRLLGVVYLCAFASLWVQLDGLIGSQGIAPASALLALARERLGASAPLALPTLLWLTGPGDWALHALCAAGVVAALALLARRASFWAALAAWVAYLSLVSVGDVFLSFQWDMLLLESGVVALFAASREPRLGVWLARALLWKLMFLSGAVKLLSGDPTWRDLSALSYHYWTQPLPIPTSAWAAALPDWSQRASTFATLAIELGAPFALLGPRRVRLVGLGLLVGLQLLIAATGNYGFFNLLALALCATWLGGGGPEPAAPGPHALVIARRVAAGALLAASAIVAAERLAPEGRLPEALYALVEPLAPLRSVNSYGLFAVMTTERPEILLEGSRDGVEWKSYAFRWKPGALDRAPRIAGPHMPRLDWQLWFAALSRCERQGWLHAFLRRLLEGSPPVTRLLASDPFDGEPPRYLRVTSARYHFATGSDWKNGAWWTRSEPVPYCPLLTLRAGKLALADELAP
- a CDS encoding 3-oxoadipyl-CoA thiolase (catalyzes the thiolytic cleavage of beta-ketoadipyl-CoA to succinate and acetyl-CoA); translation: MELRKVVLVDGVRSPFARGGRGKLVATRLDEAGAQVVRALLQRNPKVRGRMVEDIGLGNVSGQGEFVLL